The segment CCGAGCAGCGCCTGCGCGATTCGCAGCAGGAAGTCGTGCATGCGGGCAAGCTCGCGGTGCTCGGGCAGATGGCCGCGGGCCTCACGCACGAGCTGAACCAGCCGCTCGTCGCGATCCGCACGCTGTGCGACAACGCGCGCACCTTCTTCGAACGCGGCCAGCCGGCACCGGCGCTCGCCAATCTCGAGCGCATCGGCAAGCTCGTCGACAGCATGGCGGTGCTCACCGGCGAACTGAAGACGTTCGCGCGCAAGCCGGACATCGAGCGCGTCGCGGTGTCGCTGGCCGAAGCGGTCGCGCATGCGCGGCTCATCTACGATGCGCGGATTCGCGACGAAGGCGTGACGCTCGACGTGCGGATTCCGGCCGGCACGACCGTGTACGCGGAATCGAGCCAGTTGCAGCAGGTGATCGTGAACCTGCTCGGCAACGCGCTCGACGCGGTGCGCGACGCCGCCGCGCGCACGATCGTCATCGAAGCTGGCGAGCCCGATCCGCAAGGCCGCGTGCGCTTCACGATCGCCGACAGCGGCGCGGGCATCGCGCCGGACGTGCTCCCGCACCTGTTCGAGCCGTTCGTGACGACCAAGCCGCGCGGGCAGGGCCTCGGGCTCGGCCTCGCGATCACGTCGCGCATCGTCGAAGGGTTCGGCGCGAAGATCGCCGCGGCCAACCGCGCCGACGGCGGCGCGGCATTCAGTATCGAATTCGCGGCGGCCACGCCGCAAAGGACAGAGCATGGAAGATGAGATTCGGGTGCTGGTCGTCGAGGACGATGAGAACGTCCGGATCGGCGTCGAGCAAGCGGTCGCGCTCGCCGGGTTTCCGGTGAGCGCGTTCGCGTCGGCGGCCGACGCGCTCGCGCACGTTGCACCCGGCGCGCCGGTCGTGATCGTGTCGGACGTGCGGATGCCGGGCATCGACGGGCTGCAGCTGCTCGACCGCGTGATGGCGATCGATGCGCAGATCCCGGTCGTGCTGATCAGCGGCCACGCGGACATCTCGACGGCCGTCGGCGCGATGCAGGTCGGCGCGTACGACTTCATCGAGAAGCCGTTCTCGTCCGACGTGATCGCGGGGCGCGTCGCGCGCGCGGTCGAGAAGCGCCGCCTCACGCTCGAGGTGCAGGGCCTGCGCGCGGCGCTCCACAACTGGCAGGGCATCGAGGCGCTCGTGCTGGGCAAGTCGCCGGCGATGGCGGACGTCCGCAAGAAGATCCTGCGGCTCGCCGATACGTCGGTGTCGGTGCTGATCACCGGCGAGACGGGCACCGGCAAGGAACTGATCGCGCGCAGCCTGCACGATTTCGGCGGGCGGCGCGACGCGCATTTCGTCGCGCTGAACTGCGGCGGCCTGCCGGAGCAGGTGTTCGAGAGCGAGCTGTTCGGCCACGAGGCCGGCGCGTTCACGGGTGCGATCAAGAAGCGCATCGGCAAGGTCGAGTGGGCGCACGGCGGCACGCTGTTCCTCGACGAGATCGAGACGATGCCGGTCGCGCTGCAGGTCAAGATGCTGCGTGTGCTGCAGGAGCGCGTGGTCGAGCGGCTCGGCGCGAACGAGCTGATTCCGGTCGATTGCCGCGTGGTCGCCGCGTCAAAGGCGGACCTCGCCGAGCTCGCGGCCGACGGGCGCTTTCGCGCGGACCTGCTGTACCGGCTGAACGTCGCGCAGATCGAGCTGCCGCCGCTGCGCGAGCGCCGCGAGGACGTGCCGCTGCTGTTCGAGCACTTCGTGCTCGCGGCCGCGCGCCGCTTCGGGCAGCCCGCGCCGGTCGTGAGCGCTGCGCAGGTGTCCGAACTGATGACGCACCAGTGGCCCGGCAACGTGCGCGAACTGCAGAACGTCGCCGACCGCTTCGTGCTCGGGCTGACCGGCGACAGCCTGCTGTCGACGGCCGGCGGCGCGCCGGCGAAGGGCGGCACGCTCGCGGAACAGCTCGCGTACTTCGAACGCATGCTGATCGAGGACATGCTGCGCCGGCACAACGGCAACGTCGCGGACGCCAGCGACGCGCTCGGCATGCCGAAGAAGACGCTTTATCACAAGCTGCGCCACTTGCGCGGTGACGCGCCGGCTGAAGGCGGCGACGCGTAACGCATACAGCAGGCGAACGAGGATCGTACAGGCATGGATCGCATCAACCTCACCGAGCAAGGCCAAACCGACGGCTATCTGATCCGGGGCGTCACCCGCGCGCAGAAGACGTTCCGACCGGGCGACTGGCCCGAGCGCCTCGCGGGCGTGATCACGCTGTTCGTCGGCGAAAAGCGGCCGGGCTTCCCGAGCGCGCTGACGCGGCTTGCAACGCCCGTCGTCGACGGCGGCGTCAAGTGCCTGCTCGTGTCGCACGAATTGCGGGCCGCGTGCCCCGACGCATTCGAGTTCGTGATGCGGTTTGCCGACGACAACGACCTGCCGGTCGACGCGCGCTCCGCGACCGGCTTCGTGGTGCGCTGACGGCGGGCGTAAACCCGCCGCCTCCAACCTCCAAGCCCCTCTCCCGCCCCTCCTTCGCGCCGCGTCGGCACGCGGCATTCCGCCTTTCGTTTCGCATACAACCATCAGACAAATATCCTGCTCGATCGAGCGCTCTCGACCTGATCGGGCTTTGCGGGATCGCCATCAATAAAATTGATCGATGCGATGAAAATTATGCGTTTTGCTTAAATGCCGCGCTCGGGCATAGTTGCGACGTGATGACGCACCTGTGAGTTTTTTCAGTCATGAACATGCGAATCGAGCCTTCGGTGCTCGCGAACCCCGACCTGCAATTTGCGACGCTGTCGTCAGGCATCAGCCTGCCGTATGTCGAGCGGGGCACGGGCGCGCCGATGGTGTTCGTTCATGGATCGCTTTGCGACTATCGCTACTGGGATCCGCAGCTCGCTTCACTGTCGGCGCACTATCGCTGCATCGCGCCGAGCCTCAGCCATTACTGGCCGGCGGTCGAAGCCGGCATCCAGAACGAGTTCGGCTGGCAGAACCACGTCGACGAGCTCGCCGAATTCATCGACGCGCTCGATCTCGGCCCGGTGCATCTCGTCGGCCACTCGCGCGGCGGCAGCGTCGCGTTCAACGTCGCGCGCCACCATCCCCACCTCGTCGAAACGCTGACGCTCGCCGATCCGGGCGGCCCGCTGCGGCAGGAAGGCGTGCATGAAGCCACGCTGCCGCCGGCCGCGATCGCGCTGCGCACGAAGGCCGTGAGCCTGATCGAGAACGGCGACGTCGAGGCAGGGCTCGAGATGTTCGTCGACTCCGTCAGCATCCCCGGCGCGTGGAACAAGAGCACCGCATCCTTCCGCACGATGGCGATCGACAACGCGAGCACGCTGCCGAAGCAGCTTCGTGATCCGCTGCCCGCATATTCGCGCGACGCGGCGGCCGACGTTGCATGCCGCACGCTGCTGATTGACGGTCAGCGCAGCCCGAAGATGTTCCGCCACAACGTCGACACGCTCGCGCAGTGGCTCGGCGACGCGCAACGGCAAACCGTCGCCGGCGCGTCGCACGGGATGAACGCCGCGGCGCCGGCCGTGTTCAATCGCTACGTTCACGAGTTCATCGCGGCGTAATCTTTCGAGCGGCGCGCCCGCTCTCTCACCCGCCATGCGGCGCCGGCGCCGCGGTCCCGTAGATCCGCTTGCGCAGTTCGGCGAGCCGGCTATCGAGCGCCGCGCGCTGCTGCTCGCGATCCGGCACGGTTCGCGTGACTTCCTCGATGATCTTGCGGCTCTCCGCAACATAGGCTGCGTCCTGCCGCTCGCGCGCAGGTGACGGCGGCCGCGCGCCCATCGCGAGATCGCGCAGGT is part of the Burkholderia ubonensis subsp. mesacidophila genome and harbors:
- a CDS encoding sigma-54-dependent transcriptional regulator, which encodes MEDEIRVLVVEDDENVRIGVEQAVALAGFPVSAFASAADALAHVAPGAPVVIVSDVRMPGIDGLQLLDRVMAIDAQIPVVLISGHADISTAVGAMQVGAYDFIEKPFSSDVIAGRVARAVEKRRLTLEVQGLRAALHNWQGIEALVLGKSPAMADVRKKILRLADTSVSVLITGETGTGKELIARSLHDFGGRRDAHFVALNCGGLPEQVFESELFGHEAGAFTGAIKKRIGKVEWAHGGTLFLDEIETMPVALQVKMLRVLQERVVERLGANELIPVDCRVVAASKADLAELAADGRFRADLLYRLNVAQIELPPLRERREDVPLLFEHFVLAAARRFGQPAPVVSAAQVSELMTHQWPGNVRELQNVADRFVLGLTGDSLLSTAGGAPAKGGTLAEQLAYFERMLIEDMLRRHNGNVADASDALGMPKKTLYHKLRHLRGDAPAEGGDA
- a CDS encoding DUF3579 domain-containing protein — encoded protein: MDRINLTEQGQTDGYLIRGVTRAQKTFRPGDWPERLAGVITLFVGEKRPGFPSALTRLATPVVDGGVKCLLVSHELRAACPDAFEFVMRFADDNDLPVDARSATGFVVR
- a CDS encoding alpha/beta fold hydrolase → MNMRIEPSVLANPDLQFATLSSGISLPYVERGTGAPMVFVHGSLCDYRYWDPQLASLSAHYRCIAPSLSHYWPAVEAGIQNEFGWQNHVDELAEFIDALDLGPVHLVGHSRGGSVAFNVARHHPHLVETLTLADPGGPLRQEGVHEATLPPAAIALRTKAVSLIENGDVEAGLEMFVDSVSIPGAWNKSTASFRTMAIDNASTLPKQLRDPLPAYSRDAAADVACRTLLIDGQRSPKMFRHNVDTLAQWLGDAQRQTVAGASHGMNAAAPAVFNRYVHEFIAA